In a single window of the Delftia tsuruhatensis genome:
- a CDS encoding PilZ domain-containing protein, translating into MSTAPTTPRPSVMQLAIKEKAALYAAYIPMFAEGGVFVPTQREYRLGDDVYVLLTLPDEPQRYPVAGRVAWITPARASGNRTQGIGIQFPKDEKSAELKAKIENILGAALGSDKATQTV; encoded by the coding sequence ATGAGCACCGCACCCACCACCCCCCGTCCCAGCGTGATGCAACTGGCGATCAAGGAAAAGGCCGCGCTGTACGCTGCCTATATTCCCATGTTCGCCGAAGGGGGTGTTTTCGTCCCCACACAGCGTGAGTACCGGCTCGGCGACGATGTCTACGTGCTGCTGACCCTGCCCGACGAGCCCCAGCGCTACCCTGTGGCCGGCCGCGTGGCCTGGATCACTCCGGCGCGGGCCTCCGGCAACCGCACGCAGGGCATAGGCATACAGTTCCCCAAGGACGAGAAGTCTGCGGAACTCAAGGCCAAGATCGAGAACATCCTGGGCGCTGCCCTGGGCTCGGACAAGGCCACGCAGACGGTCTGA